One Hemitrygon akajei chromosome 11, sHemAka1.3, whole genome shotgun sequence DNA segment encodes these proteins:
- the LOC140735417 gene encoding lipid droplet assembly factor 1-A-like isoform X2: protein MQSEMSNFDGLPLSREMQDLQNRFNTMMQRINSNSKVAAFVNSSLGQYLDEHPFLALLLIVFTIMSAVPVGLFLIFAVITSLLACIGFIVMEGVLLSVGGVVLLCFLCGMILISLAISSLLAMCYFTFSTTMNYYHSSSIPSKKGETIISSTTKLCPEDTESKSTLKLQ, encoded by the exons ATGCAAAGCGAAATGTCAAACTTTGATGGGTTACCATTATCAAGGGAAATGCAGGATTTACAGAATCGATTTAATACAATGATGCAAAGAATCAACAGCAACTCAAAG GTTGCAGCATTCGTGAATTCCTCTTTGGGACAGTACCTGGATGAGCATCCCTTCCTTGCCTTATTACTGATAGTTTTTACCATAATGTCGGCTGTGCCGGTTGGCTTATTCCTGATCTTTGCAGTGATTACATCCCTTCTAGCCTGTATTGGGTTCAttgttatggaag GTGTGTTGTTGTCAGTTGGTGGAGTCGTTCTCCTTTGTTTTCTGTGCGGGATGATTCTCATTTCGTTGGCCATCTCTTCTCTTCTGGCTATGTGCTATTTCACTTTTTCAACAACAATGAATTATTATCACAGTTCAAG CATTCCAAGCAAGAAAGGAGAAACCATCATCAGCTCCACAACAAAATTGTGTCCAGAGGATACAGAATCTAAATCCACCTTGAAGTTACAATAG